Within the Blastopirellula marina genome, the region CAGATCAAAGATGCCAAAGTCGTTCCGGTTGGGGCCCTGATGCTTGTCATGGACAAATCTGGTTCCATGGATGGCGAGAAAATCCATTGGTGCAAAGCAGCAGCGCGTGAGTCGCTGCGTGCTCTCGGTCCGCACGACTACATCGGAGTAACGACATTCGACTCCACCACCTCGCGTACGGTTCCACTTCAAACGGCTAAGAATCGTCAGTTCGTCACGCAGATGATCTCACGTCTTTCGTCCGGTGGTGGAACGAACATGTTCCCGGCGATGGAAGACGGGTTTCGCCAACTGCAAGCCAATGAAGCCGCAGTCAAACACATGATCGTCCTGACCGACGGACAAACCCCCGCAGCGGACTTTGGCAATCTGACACGCCAGATCGAAAAGAGCGGAATCACGGTGTCCACCGTCGCGGTGGGACAAGACGCCGACGTCCGCCTGCTGAACCAGATTGCCGCCATTGGTCGGGGCAAGTTCTATCAGGTGACTTCGCCCAAGGCGATTCCACGGATCTTCATGCAAGAAACGCGACGTGTCGCTCGCCCGTTGGTCTTCGAGAAGCCTGGTGGCATCATTCCGCAAGTTGTCGCACATCATGAAATACTAAAAGGGATACCATCCGCTGTCCCACCGTTTTCCGGCTACGTGATGACAACCCCCAAGGATAGTCCGCTGGTCGACGTGCTTCTGACCTCGCCAGAACCTACAGGGCAGACCAACGCGCTGCTCGCTGCCTGGCAGTATGGTATCGGCAGAAGCGTCTGCTGGACGAGTGATGTTGGTCAGCGATGGACAACCAACTGGACCGGCTGGGAAGGAAACGAAAAGCTGCTGATGCAGATGATTCGCTGGTGCATGCGAACGACCGGCCCTTCCGAGAACTACCTGATTGCATCGGAAGTCAAAGGTCAAAAGGTAAAGCTCATCCTGAACGCTCTCGACGACCAAGGCAACTTCGTCAACTTCGCCACACCGCAGCTAAGTGGCGTCGGACCTCGATCCGACCTCGTGAGTGAGGCATTTGTTCAAGTCGCTCCAGGACGGTACGAGGCCGAATTCGATGCCCAACATGCCGGCCCACACTTCTTGGCTGTTTCGCCAGGACCAGGGCAAACACCACTTCGCATCGGCGTGAACGTGCAAAATACGCAAGAGTTTCGGGAACAGTCCGACAACTTACCGCTGCTCCAACGTTTCGCCGAGTTAACGCCCCCCGGCGGCCGTCCTGGTGAGGTGTTTAACTTAGACATGACCCAAGAGCAGTTGGCCAAGATGGACACGAATCCGTTTCGCCACGATCTTCCCAAGGCCAGCAGCCAACGTCCGATCTGGTACCTGGTGCTGGTGACGGTGGCTGGCTTATTCGTACTCGATATTGCGAACCGCCGGGTACTGTGGAGCTTTGCCTGGGTAGGGACGCTGTGGGCACGCATCCGGCATCACCCCCTTTCCGAGACTCCTGTTGTCGAATCACTCCATCGCTTGAAGGCCCAAAAGGAAAAGTTGAATCGAGACTGGCAAGTGACCTTTGACGATGCGGTCATAGAAGCTCATACCCCCGAATCGCCGGCCAAGTCACATGAAACGCTTCCGCCGAGCGGCAAAGAGCAGGGTCTCGAAGTAAACGAGGAACGGAGCTACCTCGACCGACTACTCGATGCCAAGAGACAAACGCGGCGCATTGATGAGAAGGAGTAGCCCCCTGCCGGCATGTCGCTTAAAGCGACATCCATGTCGACCCCAGCGACACGCCAGAATTCTATCCAGATCGCTAAGGTGAAATCTGTCGGGTTTCATTCATTTCACGTGGTTCCTAGCCTGCTGGCATGGCCTTTGCTGATTGAGGAACAGCGCGCTCCTACTGGCTCTGAACAAAGAGGTTACCGTGAACATTTGCCGTCGTGTTTTCGTTGGAATTTCTCCCTGCCTGATGCTAGCCATCAGTTCCTTCGCGTTTGCTGCGGATGGTCCCATTTCGAGTGAGTCTCAGAAGAAGCTCGATACGATCGTCGCCAGTGGCTTGAAGTATCTTGAGAAAAACGGGCAGGCCCCTGATGGCAGTTTTACAGCTCAGGCAGGCCCCGGCCTCACGGCTCTTGCTGTGACTGGTGCGCTTCGTAGCGGAAAGACCGTTGAAGATGCGGTCGTCGTGAAAGGGCTTAAAGCACTGGAAGGTTTCGTCAAGCCAGATGGTGGGATCTACGGTAACGGTCGCTTGCGCAACTACGAAACCTGCGTGGCGATGCTCTGCTTCAAAGAAGCCAACGCCGATGGCCGCTACAACGAAACACTTAAAAAGGCCCGCGAGTTCGTCACCGGACTGCAGTATGGCAAGGGAGAAGTTGAGCAGGAAGACGTCTGGTTTGGGGGTGTTGGATATGGTGGTGCAGGCCGCCCTGATCTTTCCAACACCGGCTACCTGGTCGAAGCGTTGATCGATACAGGCAGTGAAGCCGACGACGAAGCGATCCAACGTGCATTGGTCTTTGTTTCGCGCTGTCAGAACCTGGAAAGCAAGTACAACACAACCGAGTTCGCCGGCAAAGTGAACGATGGTGGCTTCTTTTATGAGATCCCACGCGAGAAGATCGATCCCTCCACTTCCCCGGAGCGTTTTACCGAAAACGGCGGCATCCGCAGCTACGGTTCGATGACCTACGCGGGCCTAAAGAGCATGATCTATGCCGGACTGACCAAAGACGACCCGCGTGTGAAGGCTGCTTCAGAATGGGTAACCAATAACTACAGCGTCGAACAGAATCCAGGCATGGGGAGCGCCGGCTTGTTCTACTACTACCACACGTTCGCCGCTGGTTTGGGTACGGCTGGCCTGACGGAAGTGACCGACGCCGAGGGTAAAACCCACAACTGGCGCGAAGAGTTGATCGACGAATTGGCCAAACGCCAGAACGAAGATGGCTCGTGGTCCAACGAAAACGGTCGCTGGTTCGAGAACGATAAGAACCTGGCAACTGCGTTTGCACTGATGGCCCTGTCCTACTGCGATGCCGACTCCACCCAGCCCTCTGGCACCGTCACAAAATAATGCCCATCCTGTTCCCTCTCCCCTTAGCGGAGAGGGCTAGTGTGAGGGGTGACTTAGGTATCAACTTCACCAAACATCGCTCCAGGCCTTTTCTGCATTCATGCATGCTCCTGCCGACAAGTTCCCGACGCACTCACGGTGGTTCCGCATCTCGGCGACCATCATTTGGCTGCGTGATCTGTCGATCGGACATCACCCGCTTGCACTTTGGCTGGTAAATGCTGGTGTCCTTCTGCTGTTAGCGGGTTGGATTGTTTGGGACGCCCGCTTTTCTTCTACGTGGGAGCATCTCGAATTCCAGATGGGATGGCACCAGGATGGCTCCGACCTCGACGAGTTCGCCCATTCGCTGGCCGCCCAATGGAAGATCTTTGTGTTGGGTTTCATGGTGGTGATCGGCACCGTGAGCCTAGCAATGCTGATCCTTGGCATGACGATGGGCTCTCGCGGGCACCGCACCCTTTCCTCCTGGATGGTTGTTCTTTCTCTGGGATGTTGTTGGCTTGGTTTGATTAACGGGTGGGATGAATTGATTTGGGCTGGAAAGAAGTTGCGAATCGACTCTCAGGTCACCGCTTTCCAGCCGATTGTGCAGTCGCTTCAACAGGACTGGCCCAGAAACGATGGCGAGCGAGATAATCTCGGGCCGTTTATGGCCTACCCGGCAGGCAAGCCACAGACGCTCATTTTGCTCACGACTCCACCGATGGCTCAGTCCGGACCAACTTTCAGCAGCATTGAACGAAGCGATGCTGGCGGCATTCGCTTTCAGCTTTCAGGAAACGAACGAGGTGTCTGGCTGGAATGGCATCCCCCTGGCAGCCAACCGGAATCTTTCGTAGGCGGACTGCTCGAGCCACATCACCTGTCTCGCAGTGTCTCGCTGGGGGAAGGCTGGTTTCTGGCCCGCTACGACCAAGCCGCCATGGCCTCTTGAGCCCTCCTTGGTGCACCATAGCCCCAATGAAATAGACATTGTGGCAATTATTCTTGTACTACCGAGAAACAATCGCTACGATTTTCCTTGTAAGCGTTTTTTCTAGAAGAATCTCGGTTTAACCACTTGGCTGGAAGACTGGCGATATCTTTCCACGCTTGTCCTCACTTTTCATCACTTGCCACAAGGAACAGCACCGTGGTACGCATGGCCTCTTCTCGCGGTTTTACTCTGGTAGAACTTTTGGTGGTTATTGCCATTATCGGAGTGCTCATCGCGCTGCTGCTTCCGGCCGTTCAAATGGCCCGCGAATCTGCTCGACGGATGCAGTGCACCAACCACATGAAACAGTGGGGCCTGGCAATGCATAACTATCACGATACCGTCGGCAAGCTGCCGTTTGGTGCGACCAACGACAGTAACGGCAAGCGGCACACATGGGTGGTGAGCCTATGGCCTTATATCGAGCAGAACAATCTGGCCGAAGCATACGACTACAACAAGCCGTTCTACGACACGCCGAACATCATTCAAAACACGTTTGATGGTGTCTTGGCCCAGCCGGTCGAGTTCTACTACTGCCCAAGCATGAACGGCGGCAAAATGAACACGTCCGACGCCTACTGGCGCTGCCGCGTTCACTATGCTGTGAACTACGGAAACGTCACGATTCCCAATGGTAGCTCGACGGCAACTGAAGCATTGAAGGCTCCTTTCGGTTTCGAAGGAAGCCAGGGGGCACTTGGAGAAACGCCGCGCACGAGTGACTTTTCTGGCTTCACCGATGGCCTTAGCAACACAATGCTGATGTCGGAACTGCGAGCCCACCCTAACGACTCCGAGCCAGACCACCGTGGCGATTCCTTCAACGACGACGCAGCCGGCGGTGGATTCATGACCGTGTCGACCCCCAATTCCTCGGCTGCCGACGTGGTATCGTCGGCCTGGTGTGTCGATAAACCGGAGATCGGACTTCCATGTGTTGGTGGCAACGAGCATCACGCTGCCCGCAGCCTACACCCTGGTGGTGTTCAGGTTTTGATGGGGGACGGTTCAGTGCACTTCGTCAGCGAAACAATTGCCATCGACGTCTGGCGGGCCGCCGGCACGATGGAAGGGAAAGAAACCCAATCACTCAACTAGTTTCTGTCGCTGGCCACCAATCAATCGCTCAACTCGCTCAGGATGATTCGCACCATGAGGATAAATCAATTACTCGCGTGCAGCATTGGGCTGTCACTACTTTTACTGATCGCAGTCGGCTGCGGCTCAGGGCGTTCTGACCTGGTCGAAGTAACCGGCAAAGTGACCCTGGATGGCCAGCCGGTCAGCAAAGGGAAGATCACCGTCGAAGCCACCGACGGCAAAGGTGGCGTCGAAGGAGGGTCAATCGAGAACGGTGAGTACTCGGTAATGACTACGCTGGGCAGCAAGGCGGTCAAAATCAACTCGCCAAAGGTTGTTGGCCAAAAGAAGACCTACGGAACCGCAGACAGCCCCACCGAGGAGGTCACCACCGAAGCCATTCCAAAGAAGTACAACCAAAAAACGGAACTCACGATGGAGGTCAGTAGCTCCTCACTCGAGCACAACTTTGAATTGAAATCAAAGTAACGCCAACTTTTAGCCCGTTTCAGGGAACATGCTTCGAACCGTATCGACGAACAAGGATTCGATCGCAGAGTCACTCTCGATCGAATCCTCGAGTCGCGGATGAATAAAGATCCGCACCTTCTTGACGTAGTCGTCGAACTGCCTCTTCGCAAGCGTCTCGACCATCGGCGATACGTCGCCCAAGGCTCGGTACTTGCCTGTCTTCTGGTCGAGCACATCGATATTGAATTGCACTTCCAACTTGATCGGCGGCGCGTCGATCAAGATCTCATGGGGTGCTACCCGACGTGACAAATGCCGCGACAATGTCGTCGCGAATTGATCGCTCAGGTCGACCAGCCAGTCATAAGGACGCCGGGCAATCTGATGAAACAGTTCGGGATGATCAAAATGTGAGTACTCGAAAAGACGCTTATAGAGCCGACGAGAAGGACCGAAGAGCCCATCCAGTAAATCGCGAGCAGGCCCATTGCCGGCCGCTTCCAGCATGGCCTCGATCATCGGCCTTTCGGTCAGGCGAAACAGGGAATCGAGTTCCAACTGCGGACGCAGCATGAAAAATGCCCGCTGCAGCATCGCGGTCGCACTGCGAACCGCGTGGTGCCAGTAAACTTCGCTAAACATCACGTAGCGGGCAAAGACCATCATCTCGGCGGCCGTACGACCCTTGTTCGTCAGGGCAAGCTTGTCCCCTTCCTGGCTAACGCACAGGCTGGCGATCAGACGCTGCTGGTCGAAGTTGCGGCCATAGGGGACACCAGCATGCAGGCTATCGCGTTGCAAGTAATCAAGCTTGTCGACATCAATTGGCCCAGAGATGATGCTCTGCATGAGCTTCATCTTGTTGGTGCGTCCCTTCTCGGACAGGAAGCTGACGACATCGCGAGGGTTGATCCCCCAATCATCTCGCAAGCAGTCGGCGATTTCTCCTTCCAGCAGAAAGCTATTGGCGAACAGTTCGTGCTGCGGCACGCCCGCCAATCGCATGTCTTCAATCGGATGACAGAAGGGCCAATGCCCCAGATCGTGCAGCAAGGCCGCCACGATCATCAATTCGGCATCCTTGGTTTCAATGACTTCAGCGAACTCTGGCACATGGGCCAATCGCTGCAGGTACAGCAGCATGGTCTGGTAAACGCCCAGGCTATGCTCGAATCGGCTGTGATGGGCCGCCGGGAAAACGAGTGACACCAGTCCCAATTGGCTGATATGGACCAACCGACGAAATTCGGCCGTATCGACCAGGTGCCGAACCCGATCGGTCAATGGGACGTCCATGTCAGGAGGGATGCGGATCACATCGGATCGAGACTGCAACCCAACCACTTCCGGGATTTGAAGGAGTTCACTCATGAGCGCCGGTATACCTGATGCAGCCAGATGAGGGAAGCGGTCGTTAAAATCGTTAAGGTGAATTTAGCCACAGTGGTGGACACAGAGGGGGACCAACTACGGACGACACGAATCAACACAGATAAGAATAAACAGAAAGTGGGTGCTGCCGTTCATTTCTCCCCAAATCCGTGTTATCCGAGGTTCAATTCCCTCCCCACTGTGCCCTCTGGGCCATATCTCTGTCCCCTTTACCCAAATTTCGCTCGGAAAGCCCAATCTAGGCATTCGGGCCTTGTCGGTCTAAAATACTCGATTTCCCCCCTTCACATCGACGCTGTCCTGATCTCCAGCGAGGAACAGAACCTTGTATCGCACACACACTTGCGGCGAATTACGAAAATCCGACGTCGGCCAAACCGTTACCCTGGCTGGGTGGGTTGATTCGTACCGCGATCACGGCGGCGGGCTGTTTGTCGATCTTCGCGACCGATATGGCAAGACCCAGGTGGTTTTCAGTAGCGACAGCGGCGAGGAAACGCAGAAGCTTTCGCGAACCCTTCGCAATGAAGATGTGATCCAGGTCGTTGGCAAGATCGATCCGCGCCCCGATGGGACTGTGAACCCGAAGCTGAGCACCGGCGAGATTGAAATCAAGGTCGAGAAGCTGGTCGTTCTGAACAAGTGCAAGACGCCTCCGTTCTTTCCTGGCCAGCAAGACATGCCAGGGGAAGACCTCCGTCTGAAGCATCGCTACCTGGACCTTCGCCGCCAGCAGATGCAAAACACGATGATGCTGCGCAGCAAGATCATCAAGCTGATGCGCGACTACTTCGAAGAACAACAATTCATCGACGTCGAGACTCCGATTCTCGGCCGCAGCACGCCGGAAGGGGCTCGCGACTACCTCGTTCCCAGCCGCGTGCACCATGGTGAATTCTACGCACTGCCGCAGTCGCCGCAGTTGTACAAGCAAATCCTGATGATGGCCGGTTACGACCGCTACGTGCAGGTTGCCCGCTGCTTCCGCGACGAAGACCTTCGCGCCGACCGCCAGCCAGAGTTCACCCAGTTGGACCTCGAGATGGCCTTCTGCGAAATGGACGACGTGATCGGCATCATCGATGGCTTGGTCACCAAAGTTGCCAAGGAAGTTCATGACGTCGACGTCACGGGGCCCCTACCGCGGATGACCTACGACGAAGCCATGGAACGCTTCGGCCACGATGCTCCGGACCTGCGTTTCGACTTGGAAATCATCGACGCAACCGACCTGGCTGCCGAAGCCGAGTTCCGCGTTTTCCGAGCCGTTGCCGACGCTGGCAACCGTGTTCGTGGTATGTGCGCCAAGGGTGCTGCCGATAAGTACTCGCGCCGCCTGATCGACGACATGACCTCGATGGTCCAAGACGACTTCGGTGCCAAGGGGCTTGCCTGGTTCAAGGTCGAAGCCGACGGAACTCTCAACTCGCCCATCGCGAAGAACTTCACTCCGGAACTGTTGGCCAAATTCAAAGAGCGTTTCGCCGCCGAGCCTGGCGATTTAATCCTGATCGTCGCTGACAAGTTTGAAGTGACCTGCAAAGCACTTTATGGCCTGCGAAAGAAGCTGGGTGCCGAACTGAAGCTGTACGATCCCAAGGCAATGCACTTCAGCTGGGTGGTCGAATTCCCCATGTTCGACTACGACGAAGAAGAAGGACGCTGGGTCGCGATGCACCATCCGTTCACTGCACCACGCCCGCAAGACGTCGAACTTCTCGACAGCGATCCCGGCAAGTGCCGCGCATTGGCCTACGACCTGGTGATCAACGGTAGTGAAGCAGGCGGCGGTACGATTCGTATCCACGACAACGCGACCCAGCAAAAAGTCTTCGGTCTGCTGGGCATGACGGAAGAAGACGCCAAGGGACGCTTTGGCTTCTTGCTCGACGCCCTGCAGTATGGTGCTCCACCGCACGGCGGTATCGCCCTGGGTATCGACCGCTGGGTGATGCTGTTCGGTTACCTGGACAACATCCGCGACTGCATCGCGTTCCCCAAGACGCAGCGTGCCGCCGACCTGATGACCGAAGCCCCAAGCACGGTTGATCGCAAGCAACTCGAAGAACTGGCGATCAAAGTGCTGCGTCTGGACGAAGTGAAGAAGTAGTTCGGTCAGTCCTCTAGTTCAAACGTAAATATGTTCTCACCGCCGTCGACGACCTCGGCGGTGAGTTCGCTCGTTTCGTGCTTGCTGTACTTTTTGGGTACTAAGTGTTTAGGTGTCCCACTCAAGGCGCGATTCATCTCGCGCATGGCCTTTGAGTACTCTTCGGGGCTGACCTGCTCGGGGTCAGGCAAAGCTAGAACTTCCAGCTTGCGAATTGCCACCGTGTACTTCCCGGGGATAACGCCATCCCCAGGCTCGTACGTCCACAACGTGACTTCGCCCTGTTTGTCCGTATTGCCCACGGCACCCCGTATCTCGGCACTACCGAATGTAACGGTAGCACCTTCGACGGGCTTTCCTTCATACATGACGATTGCCTTGACCGGTACACGCTTAGGCAAGCCGGAATCGTCTGATGCGGAACAGCCAATAGCACAAACCGCAGCAACAATCGCTGCGCAGATCAATCGAAGCATGAGCGAACTCTTGGGTGACTAACAGGCTAGAGGGACGGGACTTCACCACCATTGATCGAGCCCAGCGCCCCCCACACACCGTAGGGGCTGGGACCGGTTGTGACTTCCGTGGCAGTCGGATCTCCGGAATCGATAGTATCTGGCACGAATTGAGTCGAGCCGTCAGCACGGCCGCAGATGACTCCGCCTGGGTGAAAACTACTGGGAGTCCAAATCCCCCAAGTCCCGTCGTTATGGGCAATGGTACACCGTGGCGAATTGGGAGGTAGCACGGTGCTGAAACCGGTGAAGAATGACCTCCCTTCTGCCCAGCGACTACCAGGGGCGCGGTGCACGTACGACTCTGCCGTGACTCCCACGGCTGGGTCGACTTGACCATTCACCCCTCGGGCCGCCCAGCAGTCGGCGGGGCTCGATGGGTTCGTGTTGATACCTGGCGTGACGGCGACGTTCCCTTTCATGGTGCGCGTTACCTCATTCGGACCAACCACCACTTCACTCAAGGCCAAGGTGTTGCTCGTCCCATCAACGATGTCTTTGAACGACAGATTTACCTGGGTGATAAACATGCCTCGCTTGGTCGAACTGTCGGTATGATTGTTGCGGACGCTGTCTCCCATGCAAAAGTGATAGCTCCGCGGTTTTCGACCATTAACGCCAGCCCGAGACTGCCAATAGGGATCAGACGGACACAGCAGTTCTGGAATCAATGTATTTTGCTCGGCGGGGTTCCAGTCGGACGCCCCAAAGGCCGGACTTGCGCCGGATGCATTATCCCAAACGGCCGTTTGTTCAATGTACGGAAGCAACGCAACAAATCCGCTTGGACGCGAAGGAGTCACCTGCATCTGCAGCGCCGGAAACGCACCGTGGGTGTCGTGATAATTATGCAGCGCCAGTCCGACTTGTTTCATTCGGTTTGAACACTGCATCCGCCGAGCTGATTCACGTGCTTGTTGAACCGCTGGCAAGAGCAGTGCGACGAGTACACCGATGATCGCGATCACGACCAGAAGTTCTACCAATGTGAATGCAGCGCGGCGCGAGGAGTTTTGCGAAATAACAACCATGAGCAGACTCTCGTTTTCTGAAGGAGGGAAGAGCAGCGAGAGAAACGACTGAGTTGCCAACGTAGAGCGAAGCGAATCAAGCCTTGCCTGACAGGACAAGGCCTATCCTTTTTCGCTTTTATATATTTCTTTTATGTGGTTTCGTCAAGGAAATTAATAGCTGCGAAAAGATTCGCAATACAAACTACGATGCGACAGAAGCCGTCATGTGAATCTGATATAAACAAATTGAGTTTGCTATGTTGCCGCAGGGATCGCGGTCGGCTTTACCCTTTCTAACCTGTGGAGTAACACCATGCGCTGTCTCGCCTTGTCCCTTGCGATCCTGGCCCTGACCACTTCCATCGCTAACGCCGAAGTCAAAACCAAGGTCATCCAGTACCAGGTCGGCGATAAAACGTTCGACGGATATCTTGCCTACGACGACGCCGTCGAAGGTCCGCGGCCTGGGGTGGTTGTCTTTCATGAATGGTGGGGGCTGAACGACTACGCCAAGAAACGAACGGAGATGCTGGCCGAGCTTGGCTATGTTGCTTTCGCCGCCGACATGTATGGCGATGGCAAGTTCGTGGAGCACCCCAAAGACGCCGGTCAAATGGCTGGCACGGTTCGCGCCA harbors:
- a CDS encoding VWA domain-containing protein, translated to MTDLQFSIERPIFLLLLAIIPALWWVSWNGLAMGNRWRWLLANGLRSVLCILVVLTLAEVELVRTNDRLTVIYLVDRSLSIPPERLENVIDYVRSTANTFRQQVPDDRVGVISFGGDAAIEIPPWSGDLFLRSKIETSIDPQQTNLEAALKLAQAAFPADAAKRVVIVTDGKETLGNAMSAARSLSQAGIGIDVVPITSQTRTEINVEKITTPAKMREKTPFPVQVVLNNRPGVHWAPQSASKPVVGKLRVVRRGNGRDQVVIEQQIELEPGTRVFSFQDNLPDGGFYTYEAEFTPELKGVDGFTQNNRASSFTHIESPGQVLLIVDSSRPDEFDGFAEMLRRNDLKVTIQPSDQLFTKLTDLQPYDLVILGNVARSSGNTSEITAFSDAQMQMLADNTRSLGAGLIMLGGPDSYGAGGWTNTPIEEAMPLDFQIKDAKVVPVGALMLVMDKSGSMDGEKIHWCKAAARESLRALGPHDYIGVTTFDSTTSRTVPLQTAKNRQFVTQMISRLSSGGGTNMFPAMEDGFRQLQANEAAVKHMIVLTDGQTPAADFGNLTRQIEKSGITVSTVAVGQDADVRLLNQIAAIGRGKFYQVTSPKAIPRIFMQETRRVARPLVFEKPGGIIPQVVAHHEILKGIPSAVPPFSGYVMTTPKDSPLVDVLLTSPEPTGQTNALLAAWQYGIGRSVCWTSDVGQRWTTNWTGWEGNEKLLMQMIRWCMRTTGPSENYLIASEVKGQKVKLILNALDDQGNFVNFATPQLSGVGPRSDLVSEAFVQVAPGRYEAEFDAQHAGPHFLAVSPGPGQTPLRIGVNVQNTQEFREQSDNLPLLQRFAELTPPGGRPGEVFNLDMTQEQLAKMDTNPFRHDLPKASSQRPIWYLVLVTVAGLFVLDIANRRVLWSFAWVGTLWARIRHHPLSETPVVESLHRLKAQKEKLNRDWQVTFDDAVIEAHTPESPAKSHETLPPSGKEQGLEVNEERSYLDRLLDAKRQTRRIDEKE
- a CDS encoding prenyltransferase/squalene oxidase repeat-containing protein, giving the protein MLAISSFAFAADGPISSESQKKLDTIVASGLKYLEKNGQAPDGSFTAQAGPGLTALAVTGALRSGKTVEDAVVVKGLKALEGFVKPDGGIYGNGRLRNYETCVAMLCFKEANADGRYNETLKKAREFVTGLQYGKGEVEQEDVWFGGVGYGGAGRPDLSNTGYLVEALIDTGSEADDEAIQRALVFVSRCQNLESKYNTTEFAGKVNDGGFFYEIPREKIDPSTSPERFTENGGIRSYGSMTYAGLKSMIYAGLTKDDPRVKAASEWVTNNYSVEQNPGMGSAGLFYYYHTFAAGLGTAGLTEVTDAEGKTHNWREELIDELAKRQNEDGSWSNENGRWFENDKNLATAFALMALSYCDADSTQPSGTVTK
- a CDS encoding DUF1559 domain-containing protein encodes the protein MASSRGFTLVELLVVIAIIGVLIALLLPAVQMARESARRMQCTNHMKQWGLAMHNYHDTVGKLPFGATNDSNGKRHTWVVSLWPYIEQNNLAEAYDYNKPFYDTPNIIQNTFDGVLAQPVEFYYCPSMNGGKMNTSDAYWRCRVHYAVNYGNVTIPNGSSTATEALKAPFGFEGSQGALGETPRTSDFSGFTDGLSNTMLMSELRAHPNDSEPDHRGDSFNDDAAGGGFMTVSTPNSSAADVVSSAWCVDKPEIGLPCVGGNEHHAARSLHPGGVQVLMGDGSVHFVSETIAIDVWRAAGTMEGKETQSLN
- a CDS encoding HD domain-containing protein → MSELLQIPEVVGLQSRSDVIRIPPDMDVPLTDRVRHLVDTAEFRRLVHISQLGLVSLVFPAAHHSRFEHSLGVYQTMLLYLQRLAHVPEFAEVIETKDAELMIVAALLHDLGHWPFCHPIEDMRLAGVPQHELFANSFLLEGEIADCLRDDWGINPRDVVSFLSEKGRTNKMKLMQSIISGPIDVDKLDYLQRDSLHAGVPYGRNFDQQRLIASLCVSQEGDKLALTNKGRTAAEMMVFARYVMFSEVYWHHAVRSATAMLQRAFFMLRPQLELDSLFRLTERPMIEAMLEAAGNGPARDLLDGLFGPSRRLYKRLFEYSHFDHPELFHQIARRPYDWLVDLSDQFATTLSRHLSRRVAPHEILIDAPPIKLEVQFNIDVLDQKTGKYRALGDVSPMVETLAKRQFDDYVKKVRIFIHPRLEDSIESDSAIESLFVDTVRSMFPETG
- the aspS gene encoding aspartate--tRNA ligase, translating into MYRTHTCGELRKSDVGQTVTLAGWVDSYRDHGGGLFVDLRDRYGKTQVVFSSDSGEETQKLSRTLRNEDVIQVVGKIDPRPDGTVNPKLSTGEIEIKVEKLVVLNKCKTPPFFPGQQDMPGEDLRLKHRYLDLRRQQMQNTMMLRSKIIKLMRDYFEEQQFIDVETPILGRSTPEGARDYLVPSRVHHGEFYALPQSPQLYKQILMMAGYDRYVQVARCFRDEDLRADRQPEFTQLDLEMAFCEMDDVIGIIDGLVTKVAKEVHDVDVTGPLPRMTYDEAMERFGHDAPDLRFDLEIIDATDLAAEAEFRVFRAVADAGNRVRGMCAKGAADKYSRRLIDDMTSMVQDDFGAKGLAWFKVEADGTLNSPIAKNFTPELLAKFKERFAAEPGDLILIVADKFEVTCKALYGLRKKLGAELKLYDPKAMHFSWVVEFPMFDYDEEEGRWVAMHHPFTAPRPQDVELLDSDPGKCRALAYDLVINGSEAGGGTIRIHDNATQQKVFGLLGMTEEDAKGRFGFLLDALQYGAPPHGGIALGIDRWVMLFGYLDNIRDCIAFPKTQRAADLMTEAPSTVDRKQLEELAIKVLRLDEVKK
- a CDS encoding carboxypeptidase regulatory-like domain-containing protein, coding for MLRLICAAIVAAVCAIGCSASDDSGLPKRVPVKAIVMYEGKPVEGATVTFGSAEIRGAVGNTDKQGEVTLWTYEPGDGVIPGKYTVAIRKLEVLALPDPEQVSPEEYSKAMREMNRALSGTPKHLVPKKYSKHETSELTAEVVDGGENIFTFELED
- a CDS encoding DUF1559 domain-containing protein encodes the protein MVVISQNSSRRAAFTLVELLVVIAIIGVLVALLLPAVQQARESARRMQCSNRMKQVGLALHNYHDTHGAFPALQMQVTPSRPSGFVALLPYIEQTAVWDNASGASPAFGASDWNPAEQNTLIPELLCPSDPYWQSRAGVNGRKPRSYHFCMGDSVRNNHTDSSTKRGMFITQVNLSFKDIVDGTSNTLALSEVVVGPNEVTRTMKGNVAVTPGINTNPSSPADCWAARGVNGQVDPAVGVTAESYVHRAPGSRWAEGRSFFTGFSTVLPPNSPRCTIAHNDGTWGIWTPSSFHPGGVICGRADGSTQFVPDTIDSGDPTATEVTTGPSPYGVWGALGSINGGEVPSL